In Gallus gallus isolate bGalGal1 chromosome 6, bGalGal1.mat.broiler.GRCg7b, whole genome shotgun sequence, a single genomic region encodes these proteins:
- the RNASE6 gene encoding angiogenin precursor, whose product MAMSSLWWTAILLLALTVSMCYGVPTYQDFLRTHVDFPKTSFPNIAAYCNVMMVRRGINVHGRCKSLNTFVHTDPRNLNTLCINQPNRALRTTQQQLPVTDCKLIRSHPTCSYTGNQFNHRVRVGCWGGLPVHLDGTFP is encoded by the coding sequence ATGGCCATGAGCTCCCTGTGGTGGACTGCTATCCTGCTCCTAGCCCTGACAGTGTCTATGTGCTATGGTGTTCCAACCTACCAAGATTTTTTGCGGACGCACGTGGACTTCCCGAAGACATCGTTCCCAAACATTGCAGCTTATTGCAATGTCATGATGGTGAGACGTGGCATAAATGTCCATGGAAGATGCAAATCCCTCAACACCTTTGTGCATACAGATCCCAGAAATCTGAACACTCTCTGCATAAACCAGCCCAATCGGGCCCTTCGTACAACGCAGCAGCAACTTCCTGTCACAGACTGTAAGCTGATCAGGAGCCATCCAACCTGCAGTTACACCGGCAATCAATTCAACCATCGGGTCCGAGTGGGGTGTTGGGGAGGGCTTCCCGTGCATCTGGATGGCACCTTTCCATGA